A genomic window from Flavobacteriales bacterium includes:
- a CDS encoding DUF3883 domain-containing protein, producing MKNFEFRSDIDAKSALTKYLSKKGYNKIEVVSSPSDIIAFKDNKKYYFEVKKTSRTDKYFGAATTTEWKAALENPETYFFVVCIKGNDDWKFNFYTPQEFLKYSTIPPFKVYFSVPLSKEEESKPI from the coding sequence ATGAAAAATTTTGAATTCAGAAGTGACATAGATGCAAAAAGTGCATTAACAAAATACTTATCAAAAAAAGGGTATAACAAAATTGAGGTTGTATCTAGTCCTTCAGATATTATTGCTTTTAAAGATAACAAAAAATATTATTTTGAAGTTAAAAAGACATCTAGAACCGATAAATATTTTGGTGCAGCGACAACAACAGAATGGAAAGCTGCATTAGAAAACCCCGAAACATACTTCTTTGTAGTTTGTATTAAAGGAAATGATGATTGGAAGTTTAATTTCTACACTCCACAAGAATTCCTAAAGTATTCAACTATTCCTCCCTTTAAAGTTTATTTTTCAGTTCCGCTCTCAAAAGAAGAAGAGTCAAAGCCAATTA